In one window of Acidovorax sp. HDW3 DNA:
- a CDS encoding PAS domain S-box protein — protein MQPTPLDPDTLPEPPTRRLWVRWWRSLSPVRQDRFAALAPLAAVLMFLAAILTAFWYLRTEELDREQEALKRDVEYAQQRVRLRLLERQEQLMRIARDLSNKDLNLADFVNRSEDLISQYPELQAITWVDQHRRVRASQAAPTVASQQLRLPGEVLHSDATAQLFAQARDLQQPVYSQPERQNDDSTPLLQLQVPLSTRGQFAGVLLAEYSIDNLLRYGTPTEVLARYALTLLDSHRHVLAGQPLTPRSPPQWWAFWRTRTNAYEAPVSPMGSHLVLRAQAYRTSLGVVGSGLFWLVGTLSVMTSWLLIATWRHTRRRMRTQEALVAETNFRRAMENSVLTGMRALDLQGRITYVNAAFCQMTGWTEAELVGQLPPYSYWPEHDHENLHAKLREELSGKTIPGGFQVRVRRRNGALFDARLYVSPLIDAHGQQTGWMTSMTDITEPNRIREQLSASHERFTIVLEALDASVSVAPLGSQELLFANKLYRQWFGSHTGGHLQLVAQAGRPSSSSSDSGDDEDALMGLPTDSLTSAHSENAEIYLPELAKWLEVRSRYLSWVDGRLAQMVIATDITARRLAQEQAGRHAERAQSISRLITMGEMASSVAHELNQPLTAISNYCSGMISRANSGQLTQEALLTALQKTSHQAIRAGQIIQRIRAFVKRSEPNRQLSDVANMVSEAVELADIELRRHNVRLTHYVAARLPPVMADAILIEQVLINLMKNGAEAIENAQRPPAQRSVELRVVPRQVEERAVVEFTVQDTGRGLAPEVLERLFEAFFSTKSEGMGMGLNLCRSIVESHQGRMQAENLYNGPEVIGCRFSFWLPLGTSAMTTAPSIADTPTPRTEA, from the coding sequence ATGCAGCCCACCCCCCTGGATCCCGACACCCTCCCCGAGCCCCCGACGCGCCGCCTCTGGGTGCGCTGGTGGCGCAGCCTCTCGCCCGTGCGCCAAGATCGTTTTGCCGCTCTGGCACCGCTGGCAGCGGTGCTGATGTTTCTGGCGGCCATCCTGACGGCGTTCTGGTACCTGCGCACAGAGGAGCTCGACCGCGAGCAAGAAGCCCTCAAGCGCGACGTCGAGTACGCGCAGCAGCGCGTGCGCCTGCGCCTGCTCGAACGCCAGGAGCAGCTCATGCGCATCGCGCGCGATCTGTCGAACAAGGACCTGAACCTGGCCGACTTCGTCAACCGCAGCGAAGACCTCATCAGCCAATACCCCGAGCTGCAAGCCATCACCTGGGTCGATCAGCACCGGCGCGTGCGCGCCAGCCAGGCCGCACCCACGGTGGCCAGCCAGCAGCTGCGCCTGCCCGGTGAGGTGCTGCACAGCGACGCCACCGCACAACTCTTTGCCCAGGCGCGCGACCTGCAGCAGCCTGTGTACTCGCAGCCCGAGCGCCAAAACGACGACTCCACCCCCCTGCTGCAGTTGCAGGTGCCACTGTCCACACGCGGACAGTTCGCCGGCGTGCTGCTGGCCGAATACTCGATCGACAACCTGCTGCGCTACGGCACGCCCACCGAGGTGCTGGCGCGCTACGCCCTGACCCTGCTCGACAGCCACCGCCACGTGCTCGCCGGCCAGCCGCTGACGCCGCGCAGCCCGCCGCAGTGGTGGGCCTTCTGGCGCACGCGCACCAACGCCTACGAGGCCCCTGTCTCGCCCATGGGCAGCCACCTGGTGCTGCGCGCGCAGGCGTACCGCACCTCGCTGGGCGTGGTTGGCAGCGGCCTGTTCTGGCTGGTGGGCACCTTGAGCGTCATGACCTCCTGGCTCTTGATTGCCACCTGGCGCCACACGCGCCGGCGGATGCGCACGCAAGAGGCCCTGGTGGCCGAAACCAACTTTCGCCGCGCCATGGAAAACTCGGTGCTCACCGGGATGCGCGCCCTCGATCTGCAGGGGCGCATCACCTACGTCAACGCCGCTTTTTGCCAGATGACGGGCTGGACCGAGGCCGAGCTGGTGGGCCAGCTGCCGCCCTACTCCTACTGGCCCGAGCACGACCACGAGAACCTGCACGCCAAGCTGCGCGAGGAGCTCTCGGGCAAGACCATTCCCGGCGGCTTTCAGGTGCGCGTGCGCCGCAGAAATGGCGCGCTGTTCGACGCCCGGCTGTACGTCTCGCCGCTGATCGACGCGCACGGCCAGCAGACGGGCTGGATGACCTCGATGACCGACATCACCGAGCCCAACCGTATCCGCGAGCAGCTCTCGGCCTCGCACGAGCGCTTCACCATCGTGCTCGAAGCGCTCGACGCCTCCGTCTCCGTCGCCCCCCTGGGCAGCCAGGAGCTGCTGTTTGCCAACAAGCTCTACCGCCAGTGGTTTGGCTCGCACACCGGCGGCCACCTGCAGCTCGTCGCCCAGGCCGGGCGCCCCAGCAGCAGTAGCAGCGACAGCGGCGACGACGAGGATGCCCTCATGGGCCTGCCCACCGACAGCCTGACGAGCGCGCACAGCGAGAACGCCGAAATCTACCTGCCCGAACTCGCCAAGTGGCTGGAGGTGCGCTCGCGCTACCTCAGCTGGGTCGATGGCCGCCTGGCGCAGATGGTGATTGCCACCGACATCACCGCGCGCCGCCTGGCGCAGGAGCAAGCCGGGCGCCATGCCGAGCGCGCGCAGTCCATCAGCCGCCTGATCACCATGGGCGAGATGGCATCGAGCGTGGCGCACGAGCTCAACCAGCCGCTGACCGCCATCAGCAACTACTGCAGCGGCATGATCTCGCGCGCCAACAGCGGCCAGCTGACGCAAGAGGCGCTGCTGACGGCGCTGCAAAAAACCAGCCACCAGGCGATCCGCGCCGGGCAGATCATCCAGCGCATCCGCGCCTTCGTGAAACGGAGCGAGCCCAACCGCCAGCTCTCGGACGTGGCGAACATGGTGAGCGAGGCCGTGGAGCTGGCCGACATCGAACTGCGCCGGCACAACGTGCGCCTGACACATTACGTCGCGGCGCGCCTGCCGCCGGTGATGGCCGACGCCATCTTGATCGAGCAGGTGCTCATCAACCTGATGAAAAACGGCGCCGAGGCGATCGAGAACGCACAGCGCCCGCCGGCGCAGCGCAGCGTCGAGCTGCGCGTGGTGCCGCGCCAGGTGGAGGAGCGCGCGGTGGTCGAATTCACCGTGCAGGACACAGGCCGGGGTTTGGCGCCCGAAGTGCTCGAACGCCTGTTCGAAGCCTTCTTCTCCACCAAGAGCGAAGGCATGGGCATGGGCCTCAATTTATGCCGCAGCATCGTCGAGTCGCACCAGGGCCGGATGCAGGCGGAGAACCTCTACAATGGCCCCGAGGTCATTGGCTGCCGCTTCTCCTTCTGGCTGCCTCTTGGCACCAGCGCCATGACCACTGCTCCTTCTATTGCAGACACCCCAACCCCCAGGACCGAGGCATGA
- a CDS encoding response regulator transcription factor, whose protein sequence is MSLIPKKGTVYVVDDDEAVRDSLQWLLEGKDYRVRCFDSAETFLSRYEPREIACLIVDIRMGGMTGLELQDRLIERKSPLPIVFITGHGDVPMAVNTMKKGALDFIQKPFNEEELLGLVERMLDRAREAFTGQQQAANRDALLSKLTGRESQVLERIVAGRLNKQIADDLGISIKTVEAHRANIMEKLGANTVADLLKIALGPTAAKA, encoded by the coding sequence ATGAGTTTGATTCCGAAAAAAGGCACTGTTTACGTGGTGGACGACGATGAGGCCGTCCGTGATTCGCTGCAATGGTTGCTCGAAGGCAAAGACTATCGCGTACGCTGCTTCGACTCGGCTGAAACCTTTCTCTCACGCTACGAGCCGCGCGAAATCGCCTGCCTGATCGTCGATATCCGCATGGGCGGCATGACCGGCCTGGAGCTGCAAGACCGCCTGATCGAGCGCAAGTCGCCCCTGCCCATCGTCTTCATCACCGGCCACGGCGACGTGCCCATGGCCGTGAACACCATGAAGAAAGGCGCGCTCGACTTCATTCAAAAACCCTTCAACGAAGAAGAGCTGCTGGGCCTGGTCGAACGAATGCTCGACCGTGCACGCGAAGCCTTCACCGGCCAGCAGCAGGCGGCCAACCGCGACGCCCTGCTCTCCAAGCTCACCGGGCGCGAATCGCAGGTGCTCGAACGCATCGTTGCCGGGCGCCTGAACAAACAAATCGCCGACGACCTGGGCATCAGCATCAAAACCGTCGAAGCGCACCGCGCCAACATCATGGAAAAACTCGGCGCCAACACGGTGGCCGACCTGCTCAAGATCGCCCTTGGCCCAACGGCTGCCAAAGCCTGA
- the folD gene encoding bifunctional methylenetetrahydrofolate dehydrogenase/methenyltetrahydrofolate cyclohydrolase FolD — protein sequence MTAQRIDGNALSRQLRTEVAQRTATLKARGITPGLAVVLVGDNPASQVYVRNKVKACEDVGFHSVLEKYDASMTEQELLARVEALNNDPSIHGILVQLPLPKHIDDHKVIEAISPAKDVDGFHVASAGALMVGEVGFKACTPYGCMKMLESIGMKDLKGKHAVVIGRSNIVGKPMAMMLLAANATVTVCHSGTADLAAMTRQADVVVAAVGKRNVLTADMVKPGAVVIDVGMNRNDEGKLCGDVDFDGVAQVASHITPVPGGVGPMTITMLLVNTLEAAERL from the coding sequence ATGACTGCCCAACGCATCGACGGCAACGCCCTCTCGCGCCAGCTGCGCACCGAAGTCGCCCAGCGCACCGCCACCCTCAAAGCACGCGGCATCACCCCCGGCCTGGCCGTGGTGCTCGTGGGCGACAACCCGGCCAGCCAGGTCTATGTGCGCAACAAGGTCAAGGCTTGCGAGGACGTGGGCTTTCACTCGGTGCTCGAAAAATACGACGCCAGCATGACCGAGCAGGAGCTGCTCGCCCGCGTTGAGGCACTGAACAACGACCCCAGCATCCACGGCATCCTGGTGCAGCTGCCCTTGCCCAAGCACATCGACGACCACAAGGTGATCGAGGCCATCTCGCCGGCCAAGGACGTGGACGGCTTTCACGTCGCCAGCGCCGGCGCGCTCATGGTGGGCGAGGTAGGCTTCAAAGCCTGCACGCCCTACGGCTGCATGAAGATGCTCGAATCCATCGGCATGAAAGACCTCAAAGGCAAGCACGCCGTCGTCATTGGCCGCAGCAACATCGTCGGCAAGCCCATGGCCATGATGCTGCTCGCTGCCAACGCCACCGTCACCGTCTGCCACAGCGGCACGGCAGACCTGGCGGCCATGACGCGCCAGGCCGACGTCGTGGTCGCCGCCGTGGGCAAGCGCAATGTATTGACCGCCGATATGGTCAAGCCCGGTGCGGTCGTCATCGACGTGGGCATGAACCGCAACGACGAGGGCAAGCTCTGCGGCGACGTCGATTTTGACGGCGTAGCGCAGGTGGCCAGCCACATCACCCCCGTGCCCGGCGGCGTCGGCCCCATGACCATCACCATGCTGCTGGTCAACACCCTGGAAGCGGCCGAGCGGCTGTAA
- the rpiA gene encoding ribose-5-phosphate isomerase RpiA encodes MTSPASTPLTQDQLKALVGQAALQYVLPGEIVGVGTGSTVNHFIDALASMKGQIKGAVSSSVASTARLQALGIAVFDANAVERLAVYIDGADEIDGRGYMVKGGGAALTREKIVAALAERFVCIADASKQVAVLGGFPLPVEVIPMAAQQIARRFAALGGQARLRLKDGQPLVTDNGQHILDVHGLQITEPLAFESEVNQWPGVVTVGVFAHQKASVCLLGTAEGVQTLQF; translated from the coding sequence ATGACCTCTCCTGCTTCTACCCCTTTGACCCAAGATCAACTCAAGGCCCTGGTGGGCCAGGCTGCACTGCAGTACGTGCTGCCGGGCGAGATCGTGGGTGTGGGCACGGGCTCGACGGTGAACCATTTCATCGACGCCCTGGCGAGCATGAAGGGGCAGATCAAGGGCGCCGTCTCCAGCTCCGTGGCCAGCACGGCGCGCCTGCAGGCGCTGGGCATTGCGGTGTTCGATGCCAATGCCGTCGAGCGCCTGGCGGTGTACATCGACGGCGCCGATGAGATCGATGGCCGGGGCTATATGGTCAAGGGCGGTGGCGCGGCGCTGACGCGCGAGAAAATCGTCGCCGCGCTGGCCGAGCGTTTTGTCTGCATTGCCGATGCCTCCAAGCAGGTGGCGGTGCTGGGCGGTTTTCCGCTGCCGGTGGAGGTCATTCCGATGGCGGCGCAGCAGATTGCGCGCCGCTTTGCCGCCCTGGGCGGCCAGGCCCGGCTGCGCCTCAAAGACGGCCAGCCGCTGGTGACCGACAACGGCCAGCACATCCTGGACGTGCACGGCCTGCAGATTACCGAGCCGCTGGCGTTCGAGAGCGAGGTCAACCAGTGGCCGGGCGTGGTCACGGTGGGCGTGTTTGCACACCAGAAGGCCAGCGTTTGCCTGCTGGGCACGGCCGAGGGCGTGCAGACGCTGCAGTTTTAA
- a CDS encoding quinone-dependent dihydroorotate dehydrogenase — translation MSLIPYALARPFLFGMDAEAAHDFTMDMLARGQRTPLQWAWCQQRVHDPVTLAGLQFPNRVGLAAGLDKNARCIDALAAMGFGFVEVGTVTPKPQPGNPKPRMFRLPARQALINRFGFNNDGLDAFVHNVQQARFRQQAQPPLLGLNIGKNAATPIEEATSDYLRCLDGVYAHADYVTVNISSPNTKNLRALQSDEALDALLAAIAARRAQLAQQQGRRVPVFIKIAPDLDTQQVAVIAELLQRHGMDGVIATNTTIARDAVQGLPHADEAGGLSGAPVYEASNRVIAQLRAALGAGFPIIGVGGILSAEDAVGKIRAGADVVQIYTGLIYQGPALVAQAARAIQAAGKN, via the coding sequence ATGTCTCTGATTCCCTACGCCCTCGCCCGCCCTTTCCTTTTCGGCATGGACGCCGAAGCCGCCCACGACTTCACCATGGACATGCTCGCACGCGGGCAGCGCACGCCACTGCAGTGGGCCTGGTGCCAGCAGCGCGTGCACGACCCGGTCACGCTCGCCGGCCTGCAGTTTCCCAACCGCGTCGGCCTGGCCGCCGGGCTCGATAAAAACGCCCGCTGCATCGACGCCCTGGCCGCCATGGGCTTTGGCTTTGTCGAAGTCGGCACCGTCACGCCCAAGCCCCAGCCGGGCAACCCCAAGCCGCGCATGTTCCGCCTGCCCGCACGCCAGGCGCTCATCAACCGCTTTGGCTTCAACAACGACGGCCTCGACGCCTTTGTGCACAACGTGCAACAGGCCCGCTTTCGCCAGCAGGCGCAGCCGCCGCTGCTGGGCCTGAACATCGGCAAAAACGCCGCCACCCCCATTGAAGAGGCCACGAGCGACTACCTGCGCTGCCTCGATGGCGTGTACGCCCACGCTGATTACGTCACGGTCAACATCAGCTCGCCCAACACCAAGAACCTGCGCGCGCTGCAAAGCGACGAGGCGCTCGACGCCCTGCTCGCCGCCATCGCCGCGCGCCGCGCGCAGCTGGCGCAGCAGCAGGGCCGGCGCGTGCCGGTGTTCATCAAAATTGCCCCCGACCTGGACACGCAGCAGGTGGCCGTGATCGCCGAGCTGCTGCAGCGCCACGGCATGGATGGCGTGATTGCCACCAACACCACCATCGCGCGCGATGCCGTGCAGGGCCTGCCGCACGCGGACGAGGCCGGTGGCCTGAGCGGCGCGCCGGTGTACGAGGCCAGCAACCGCGTCATCGCCCAGCTGCGCGCCGCCCTGGGCGCGGGCTTTCCGATCATTGGCGTGGGCGGCATTCTGAGCGCCGAAGATGCGGTGGGCAAAATCCGCGCCGGCGCCGACGTGGTGCAGATTTACACCGGCCTGATCTACCAGGGCCCGGCGCTGGTGGCGCAGGCTGCGCGCGCCATCCAGGCCGCTGGTAAAAATTAA
- a CDS encoding glutaredoxin family protein: protein MHTIRFAPRPALLAACACAALLASAAVQAQQVYRSVGPDGKVTFTDRAPDTQTAPSSVRSAGAGAQGGLPYELQQIASRYPVTLYTGKDCPPCTSARSLLTARGIPFTERTVSTNDDIDAFKRLSGGTSLPFGTIGRQQLTGFSESEWTQYLDLAGYPKQSQLPPSYRRPAATPLVAVSPTPAAPDKAEPSPRPAPAPADGGPGPSNPAGIIF from the coding sequence ATGCACACCATCCGCTTTGCCCCCCGCCCCGCCCTGCTCGCCGCCTGCGCTTGCGCAGCCCTGCTGGCCAGTGCCGCCGTGCAGGCGCAGCAGGTGTACCGCAGCGTCGGCCCCGACGGCAAAGTCACCTTCACCGACCGCGCGCCCGACACGCAAACCGCCCCGAGCAGCGTGCGCAGCGCCGGCGCTGGCGCCCAGGGCGGCCTGCCCTACGAGCTGCAGCAAATCGCCAGCCGCTACCCCGTCACGCTCTACACCGGCAAAGACTGCCCGCCCTGCACCAGCGCGCGCAGCCTGCTGACGGCGCGCGGCATTCCGTTTACCGAGCGCACCGTCAGTACCAACGACGACATCGACGCTTTCAAGCGCCTCTCGGGCGGCACCAGCCTGCCCTTTGGCACCATCGGGCGCCAGCAGCTCACCGGGTTTTCTGAAAGCGAATGGACGCAGTACCTGGACCTGGCCGGCTACCCCAAGCAATCGCAGCTGCCGCCGAGCTACCGCCGCCCGGCTGCCACGCCGCTGGTGGCCGTCAGCCCTACGCCTGCAGCGCCAGACAAGGCCGAACCCAGCCCACGCCCAGCACCAGCGCCCGCCGACGGCGGACCGGGGCCGAGCAACCCGGCAGGCATCATCTTTTGA
- a CDS encoding M3 family metallopeptidase, with protein MSNPLLDFSALPAFERITPAHVAPALDTLLAQAEQALQSVTAADFAADWNAIAGVLDVATERLGRAWGVVSHLNSVADTAELRAAYNEALPRVTEFWTRLGADERLYAQYKAIDTATLTPEQRQAHKNALRSFVLSGAELQGAAKERFTQIQERQAELSQKFSENALDATDNWAYYASADEIDGLPTDVAQAARAAAQAEGHEGYKLTLKIPCYLPVMQFARSSALRQRLYRAYVTRASDQAEGEGRRFDNSAHIREILALRQEEAQLLGYAHFAEVSLVAKMAESPAQVIAFLRDLAQRARPFAEHDLADLRAFAASELGLADPQPWDWPYISEKLKEARYAFSEQEVKQYFTAPKVLAGLFKIVESLFDVTIAPDSASRWNPAVQFYRIERAGQLVGQFYLDQPARAGKRGGAWMDDARTRWLRPDNGQLQTPVAYLVCNFADGVDGAPALLTHDDVITLFHEFGHGLHHLLTQVNERDVSGIGGVEWDAVELPSQFMENFCWEWPVLEHMTAHVHTGKPLPRALYDKMIAAKNFQAGMQTLRQIEYSLFDMLLHAGHDPQQDCLALLEQVRAEVAVLPAPAFHRMPHTFSHIFAGGYAAGYYSYKWAEVLSADAYAAFEETQHSDGNFDSATGARYRREILEAGGSRPAMESFKAFRGRAPELDALLRHQGMQ; from the coding sequence ATGAGCAATCCACTTCTTGATTTTTCCGCCCTGCCCGCATTCGAGCGCATCACGCCGGCGCACGTCGCCCCGGCGCTCGATACCCTGCTGGCACAGGCCGAACAGGCGCTGCAAAGCGTCACCGCTGCCGACTTTGCCGCCGACTGGAACGCCATTGCCGGCGTGCTCGACGTAGCCACCGAGCGCCTGGGGCGCGCCTGGGGCGTGGTCAGCCACCTCAACAGCGTCGCTGACACCGCCGAGCTGCGCGCCGCCTACAACGAGGCCCTGCCACGCGTCACCGAATTCTGGACGCGCCTGGGCGCCGACGAGCGTCTGTACGCCCAATACAAGGCGATTGACACCGCCACCCTCACCCCCGAGCAGCGCCAGGCGCACAAAAACGCCCTGCGCAGCTTCGTGCTCTCGGGCGCCGAGCTGCAGGGCGCGGCAAAAGAGCGTTTCACGCAAATCCAGGAACGCCAGGCCGAGCTGAGCCAGAAGTTCAGCGAAAACGCCCTCGACGCCACCGACAACTGGGCCTACTACGCCAGCGCCGACGAGATCGACGGCCTGCCCACCGACGTCGCCCAGGCCGCCCGCGCCGCCGCCCAGGCCGAGGGGCACGAGGGCTACAAGCTCACGCTCAAAATCCCCTGCTACCTGCCGGTGATGCAGTTTGCGCGCAGCAGCGCGCTGCGCCAGCGCCTGTACCGCGCCTACGTCACGCGCGCCTCCGACCAGGCCGAGGGCGAGGGCCGGCGTTTTGACAACAGCGCCCATATCCGCGAGATCCTCGCCCTGCGCCAGGAAGAGGCGCAGCTGCTGGGCTACGCCCACTTTGCCGAAGTCTCGCTGGTGGCCAAAATGGCCGAGTCGCCGGCGCAGGTCATCGCCTTCTTGCGCGACCTGGCGCAGCGCGCCCGCCCCTTTGCCGAGCACGACCTGGCCGACCTGCGCGCCTTCGCCGCCAGCGAACTGGGCCTGGCCGATCCCCAGCCCTGGGACTGGCCGTACATCAGCGAAAAGCTCAAGGAAGCGCGCTACGCCTTCAGCGAGCAGGAGGTCAAGCAATACTTCACCGCGCCCAAGGTGCTCGCCGGCCTGTTCAAGATCGTCGAAAGCCTGTTCGACGTAACGATTGCCCCCGACAGCGCCAGCCGCTGGAACCCCGCCGTGCAGTTCTACCGCATCGAGCGCGCCGGCCAGCTCGTTGGCCAGTTCTACCTGGATCAACCGGCGCGCGCCGGCAAGCGCGGCGGCGCCTGGATGGACGACGCACGCACGCGCTGGCTGCGCCCGGACAACGGCCAGCTGCAAACCCCGGTGGCCTACCTGGTGTGCAACTTTGCCGATGGCGTCGATGGCGCCCCGGCGCTGCTCACGCACGACGACGTCATCACCTTGTTCCACGAATTCGGCCACGGCCTGCACCACCTGCTGACGCAGGTGAACGAGCGCGACGTCTCGGGCATCGGCGGCGTCGAGTGGGACGCCGTCGAGCTGCCCAGCCAGTTCATGGAAAACTTCTGCTGGGAATGGCCGGTGCTCGAACACATGACGGCACATGTTCACACCGGCAAGCCCCTGCCGCGCGCGCTCTACGACAAGATGATCGCCGCCAAGAACTTCCAGGCCGGAATGCAGACCCTGCGCCAGATCGAATACTCGCTCTTCGACATGCTGCTGCACGCCGGCCACGACCCGCAGCAAGATTGCCTGGCGCTGCTCGAGCAGGTGCGCGCAGAGGTGGCCGTGCTGCCCGCGCCCGCCTTCCACCGAATGCCGCACACCTTCAGCCACATCTTCGCCGGCGGCTACGCGGCGGGTTACTACAGCTACAAATGGGCCGAGGTGCTCTCGGCCGATGCCTACGCCGCCTTCGAGGAAACGCAGCACAGCGACGGCAACTTTGACAGCGCCACCGGCGCGCGCTACCGTCGCGAGATTCTGGAAGCTGGCGGCAGCCGCCCGGCCATGGAATCGTTCAAAGCCTTCCGGGGGCGCGCGCCGGAACTCGACGCGCTGCTGCGCCACCAAGGAATGCAATAA